A single window of Microplitis demolitor isolate Queensland-Clemson2020A chromosome 7, iyMicDemo2.1a, whole genome shotgun sequence DNA harbors:
- the LOC103571913 gene encoding tyrosine-protein phosphatase non-receptor type 9, translating to MMGKLLFIDNQVEKEHAQVLAVQLPATFANFSRHENSSKNRYDDVPCWDLFRVILSPLSAIYDDEDWDLSHITTRSAEIASTYIHANCVDGFMEINKFICSQGPKKNSCEDFWRMVLEQESCIIVSLTETDDEDQVCYEYWVKEEDYELAFGRYVVKTLEIIEESSFTRTRLRLTDVSSDTSREIHHFWYPHWSDYGNPTNPAEILNLISKVNQKRKEMKKTADSQPGPIVVHCSAGIGRTGTFCTIDNALSQLRKEQTVCLPQTVLKIQKSKI from the exons atgatg GGCAAGCTTTTGTTTATTGATAATCAAGTTGAAAAAGAGCACGCCCAGGTTTTGGCTGTACAATTACCAGCTACttttgctaatttttcaagacACGAAAATTCATCAAAGAATCGGTATGACGATGTTCCGTGTTGGGATCTTTTTAGAGTCATTTTAAGCCCGCTGAGTGCGATATATGATGATGAAGATTGGGATTTATCACATATAACCACGAGATCTGCAGAAATAGCATCAACTTACATACATGCGAACTGTGTTGATGGATTTAtggagataaataaatttatttgcagCCAAGGTCCGAAGAAAAACTCGTGTGAAGACTTTTGGAGGATGGTTTTAGAGCAAGAATCTTGTATTATTGTGTCCCTAACGGAAACAGATGATGAAGATCAAGTGTGTTATGAATATTGGGTCAAAGAAGAGGATTATGAACTAGCATTTGGAAGATATGTTGTAAAAACCCTTGAAATTATAGAAGAGTCTAGTTTTACCAGAACACGATTGCGACTCACTGATGTGAGCAGTGATACTTCACGGGAGATCCATCACTTTTGGTATCCTCATTGGTCCGACTACGGTAATCCTACCAATCCGGCGGAAATATTAAATCTAATATCAAAAGTGAACCAAAAACGAAAAGAGATGAAAAAGACAGCAGACTCTCAACCGGGACCGATAGTGGTCCACTGCTCTGCAGGAATTGGTCGGACAGGAACGTTTTGTACCATAGACAACGCGTTATCACAATTACGGAAAGAACAAACAGTGTGCCTACCGCAGACAGTGCTGAAAATACAGAAGTCAAAGATATAG
- the LOC103571914 gene encoding receptor-type tyrosine-protein phosphatase alpha — protein sequence MGNQSFKTLSIDDFLQITSWPDFSKLIKKEHDKVLAVQLPDPSHITLTPTEIPSTYIHANFVNGFKEKRKFICCQAPKKNTCEHFWRMVLEQESHIIVSLTKTDKGGFVCYEYWLNAEEGMEIFGRYVIRTLEIIKESSFTKTRLRLTDVCTDASREIHHFWYTDWPDVGNPISPVQILDLILQMNKKRKELTQAAGFKLGPIVVHCAEGVGRTGIFCTIDNALSQLRKEQTVCLPQTVLKIRKQRHSSVFLIGQYAFCYKAVRYALITDLIEKILY from the exons ATGGGGAATCAAAGCTTCAAGACACTCAGCATTGATGACTTTCTGCAGATAACAAGTTGGCCGGACTTCTCGAAACTCATTAAAAAGGAGCACGACAAAGTTCTGGCCGTACAACTACCAG ATCCATCACATATAACCCTAACACCAACGGAAATACCTTCAACTTACATACATGCCAACTTTGTTAACGGATTTAaggagaaaagaaaatttatttgctgcCAAGCTCCGAAGAAAAACACGTGTGAACATTTTTGGAGGATGGTTTTAGAGCAAGAATCTCATATTATTGTTTCATTAACGAAAACAGATAAAGGAGGTTTCGTGTGCTATGAATATTGGCTCAATGCAGAGGAAGGTATGGAGATATTTGGAAGATATGTTATAAGAACCctagaaattataaaagagtCAAGTTTTACCAAGACACGATTACGACTTACTGATGTGTGCACTGATGCTTCACGGGAGATCCATCACTTTTGGTACACTGATTGGCCTGATGTCGGTAATCCCATCAGCCCGGTGCAAATTCTAGATCTAATATTGcagatgaacaaaaaacgaaAAGAGTTGACACAAGCAGCAGGCTTTAAATTAGGACCGATAGTGGTCCACTGCGCCGAAGGAGTCGGTCGAACAGGAATATTTTGTACCATAGACAACGCGTTATCACAGTTACGGAAAGAACAAACAGTGTGCCTACCTCAGACGGTGCTAAAAATACGGAAGCAAAGACATTCAAGTGTTTTTCTTATTGGACAGTATGCATTCTGTTACAAAGCAGTGAGATATGCTTTAATAACAGacctaatagaaaaaatattgtattaa